A region of the Pseudomonadota bacterium genome:
ACAGCCAAGGCCTGTCCATGCTTTAATAGCAACTTTTGCTGCCGCACGGGCCATTAAATCATCCGATAAACTATATGTCACAAGCTCTTCGTATTTTTTCTTATTCATATACGAATAGGAATCCGCTTCAGCCTGTTTATTTAAATGAATCTCGATTACACCTGCAACTCTTGCCTTTTTTCCTGTGCCGATAATTCCAACGGTAAATTCACGACCGGGAAGATATGTTTCAACCAAAACAGGTTGTTTGAACCTGTCAAGCAGATTCGCGCATACAGCATAAAGCTCTGCTTTGTTATGTGCTTTTGAAGCGGTACTTATTCCTTTTCCTGTCCCTTCAGCCACGGGTTTTGCAAATAGCGGGAAAGGAAGAGAAACGGAACCGACATCGGCTATTGTTTCTATAAGTGCAAAATCAGGAGTAGGTATGCCCATATTTTGCATTATACGCTTTGTAACGGCCTTGTTAAGAGTTAAACTTAAGACTAAAGGATCGGAAAAAGTGTATGCAATTTCAAAAGAATCCAGTAAAGCCGGAACCTGAGCCTCTCTTCCTGTGCCATGAACACCTTCGGCGATATTAAATACTATATCCCAGGAGTTGCCATCTGAAAGATATTTTACTAGTGTTTTGATATGTCCGATTCTTTCGGTTTTATAGCCAATGTCCAACAGTGCTGTTTCAATGGCGTCTATGGTTTCTTCGCTGTCGAACTCGGCACAATCTTCCTCGCTATAACCCATGGCAATATATTCATTGCGCAAATCATATGTTATGCCTACAAGCATGATGTTTCTTCCCCGTAGCTTCTTTTAAGCGATGTGTCGGGATAGGAAAAAATCAGTTCCTCATAATTTTTAAGAAGAATATTATCTCCGTATCTTCCCATTACATATTCAGGTAAAAGCGGTATTTTACCACCACCTCCGGGAGCATCTATAACATAATTTGGTAGTGCCAGACCACTGGTGTGTCCTCTAAGTCCTTTTATTATTTCAAGCCCTTTTTCAACCCGAGTCCGAAAATG
Encoded here:
- a CDS encoding ATP-grasp domain-containing protein, producing MLVGITYDLRNEYIAMGYSEEDCAEFDSEETIDAIETALLDIGYKTERIGHIKTLVKYLSDGNSWDIVFNIAEGVHGTGREAQVPALLDSFEIAYTFSDPLVLSLTLNKAVTKRIMQNMGIPTPDFALIETIADVGSVSLPFPLFAKPVAEGTGKGISTASKAHNKAELYAVCANLLDRFKQPVLVETYLPGREFTVGIIGTGKKARVAGVIEIHLNKQAEADSYSYMNKKKYEELVTYSLSDDLMARAAAKVAIKAWTGLGCKDAGRIDIRSDAKGIPNFIEVNPLAGLHPIHSDLPILCRLSGTGYKELIYEIMESALERYPFLKQSNKSNRK